A window from Rhizosphaericola mali encodes these proteins:
- a CDS encoding TlpA family protein disulfide reductase, with product MLSKKILIVFLFLFFQNIGKSQSILQQYTSSHFKEIHSKFSPYEDSIHYYFQQSSQPLLPNDRTEVLNNYNRQLSIYRTDLLAFVNQNSSDSIVPQWLIYSYFNIDKSEEWNEKYLQILNTNAPHNSSFQYFKEELESLENVQVGKPAPDFTLPDQNDKFISLHDYLGKYVLINFWASWCAPCRAEHPELKKLAAEFAQKGFLVLEISMDDYKNQWRNAMKQDQISWTNLWNDQSWNNAAARKYAIHQIPQNILVDPQGKIVAKNIGMKQLSNFLASK from the coding sequence ATGCTTTCTAAGAAGATACTTATAGTTTTTTTATTCCTTTTTTTTCAAAATATAGGAAAATCTCAGTCTATTTTGCAACAATATACTTCATCGCATTTTAAAGAGATTCATTCTAAGTTTTCACCTTACGAGGATTCCATTCATTACTACTTTCAACAATCTAGTCAACCTCTTTTACCAAATGATAGGACGGAAGTATTAAACAATTACAATCGTCAACTATCCATATACAGAACAGATTTATTGGCATTTGTAAACCAAAATTCTTCCGATTCTATTGTTCCTCAATGGTTAATTTACAGCTATTTTAATATTGATAAATCTGAAGAGTGGAATGAAAAATATTTGCAAATTTTAAATACAAATGCTCCCCATAATTCTTCTTTTCAATATTTTAAAGAAGAATTAGAAAGTTTGGAAAATGTGCAAGTTGGAAAACCTGCGCCAGATTTTACCTTGCCAGATCAAAATGACAAATTCATTTCTTTACATGATTATTTGGGCAAATATGTGTTGATTAATTTTTGGGCAAGTTGGTGTGCGCCTTGTCGAGCCGAACATCCAGAATTAAAAAAGTTAGCCGCAGAATTTGCTCAAAAAGGTTTTTTAGTTTTGGAGATTTCCATGGATGATTACAAAAATCAATGGAGGAATGCAATGAAACAAGATCAGATTTCTTGGACAAATCTTTGGAACGATCAATCTTGGAATAACGCTGCGGCTAGAAAGTATGCCATCCACCAAATACCTCAAAATATCCTTGTCGATCCCCAAGGGAAAATTGTTGCCAAAAATATTGGCATGAAACAATTATCCAATTTTTTAGCATCTAAATAA
- the groL gene encoding chaperonin GroEL (60 kDa chaperone family; promotes refolding of misfolded polypeptides especially under stressful conditions; forms two stacked rings of heptamers to form a barrel-shaped 14mer; ends can be capped by GroES; misfolded proteins enter the barrel where they are refolded when GroES binds), with protein sequence MAKQIFFDIEARNKMKKGVDTLADAVKVTLGPKGRNVVIEKKFGAPQVTKDGVTVAKEIDLEDPIENMGAQMVKEVASKTNDIAGDGTTTATVLAQAIIGEGIKNVAAGANPMDLKRGIDKATATIVASLQKQAQKVDTSSEKIKQVASISANNDDEIGSLIAEAFAKVGKEGVITVEEAKGTETTVDVVEGMQFDRGYISPYFVTNSEKMTVELDNPYILIFDKKISNLKEILPLLESVVKSSASLLIIAEDLEGEALATLVVNKLRGQLKIAAVKAPGFGDRRKEMLQDIAALTGGQVISEEQGFKLENASLETCGRASSVNINKDNTTVVNGKGKKEAIKARISQIKSQLEITTSDYDKEKLQERLAKLAGGVAVLYVGATTEVEMKEKKDRVDDALHATRAAVEEGIVPGGGVAYIRASLALDKLEGDNADETTGIAIIKKAIEAPIRQIVKNSGVEGSIVVQKIKEGKKDFGFNARKEIFENLLEAGVIDPTKVSRTALENAASIAGMLLTTEAVIADKPEPKAAAAPAMPDMGGMGY encoded by the coding sequence ATGGCTAAACAAATCTTCTTCGATATCGAAGCTAGAAATAAAATGAAAAAAGGCGTTGACACTTTGGCCGACGCAGTTAAAGTTACCTTAGGACCAAAGGGTCGTAACGTAGTTATTGAAAAAAAATTCGGTGCACCTCAAGTAACTAAAGATGGTGTAACTGTTGCAAAAGAAATTGACCTAGAAGATCCTATTGAAAATATGGGTGCTCAAATGGTGAAAGAAGTTGCTTCTAAAACAAATGATATCGCTGGCGATGGTACTACTACAGCAACCGTGTTAGCGCAAGCAATCATCGGAGAAGGTATCAAAAACGTGGCTGCTGGTGCAAATCCAATGGATTTGAAACGTGGTATTGATAAAGCTACTGCTACAATAGTTGCTTCTTTGCAAAAACAAGCACAAAAAGTAGATACTTCTTCTGAAAAAATTAAACAAGTTGCTTCTATCTCTGCAAATAATGATGATGAAATCGGTTCTTTAATTGCTGAAGCTTTTGCTAAAGTAGGTAAAGAAGGTGTTATCACAGTTGAAGAAGCAAAAGGAACTGAAACAACTGTAGATGTTGTAGAAGGTATGCAATTTGATCGTGGATATATTTCTCCATACTTCGTAACTAACAGTGAAAAAATGACTGTTGAGTTAGACAATCCTTATATCTTAATTTTCGATAAGAAGATTTCTAACTTAAAAGAAATTCTTCCTTTATTGGAAAGCGTAGTTAAATCAAGCGCATCCTTGTTAATTATTGCTGAAGATTTAGAAGGGGAAGCTTTAGCTACATTGGTAGTAAATAAATTGCGTGGTCAATTGAAAATCGCTGCAGTAAAAGCTCCTGGTTTCGGTGATCGTCGTAAAGAAATGTTGCAAGATATTGCTGCTTTGACTGGTGGTCAAGTGATCAGCGAAGAACAAGGTTTCAAATTGGAAAATGCTTCTTTGGAAACTTGTGGTCGTGCTTCTTCTGTTAATATTAACAAAGACAACACAACTGTTGTTAATGGTAAAGGTAAAAAAGAAGCTATCAAAGCGCGTATCTCTCAAATCAAATCTCAACTAGAAATCACTACTTCTGATTACGATAAAGAAAAATTACAAGAACGTTTGGCTAAATTAGCTGGCGGCGTTGCCGTTCTTTATGTAGGTGCAACTACAGAAGTTGAAATGAAAGAAAAGAAAGATCGTGTTGACGATGCATTGCACGCTACTCGTGCTGCTGTTGAAGAAGGTATCGTTCCTGGTGGTGGTGTTGCTTATATCCGTGCTTCTTTGGCTTTGGATAAATTAGAAGGTGACAACGCTGACGAAACAACGGGTATCGCTATTATCAAAAAAGCAATCGAAGCCCCAATCCGTCAAATCGTTAAAAATAGCGGTGTAGAAGGTTCTATCGTAGTACAAAAAATCAAAGAAGGTAAAAAAGACTTTGGTTTCAATGCACGTAAAGAAATTTTCGAAAACTTATTGGAAGCTGGTGTAATTGATCCAACTAAAGTTTCTCGTACAGCATTGGAAAATGCAGCTTCAATCGCTGGTATGTTGTTGACAACTGAAGCGGTTATCGCTGACAAACCAGAACCTAAGGCTGCTGCAGCTCCTGCAATGCCTGATATGGGTGGTATGGGTTACTAA
- a CDS encoding outer membrane beta-barrel protein, giving the protein MKNLFFTFLALVSLDHLFAQNHSGSEISIGVEGGLPLSTLKETHKFGFGGTVKYACNLDETIALTLQSGYIVYPGKSFKSIYYPNSSQAPYSEKMSFPNLRQIPLKAGARFSFGNIYLEPQLGVSFTSTPQKSYTEFDINKTSNTAFTYAGNIGIFATKEIDISARYEGFKMNDRNVSIIGLRVGYNFSF; this is encoded by the coding sequence ATGAAAAACCTGTTTTTTACATTTCTCGCACTTGTATCTTTAGATCATTTATTTGCACAAAATCATTCGGGTAGTGAAATAAGTATTGGTGTAGAAGGTGGACTACCTTTAAGCACACTAAAAGAAACTCATAAATTCGGTTTCGGTGGAACAGTAAAATATGCCTGCAATTTGGATGAAACAATTGCTCTAACTTTACAATCAGGTTATATTGTTTATCCAGGGAAATCTTTTAAATCTATATATTACCCAAATAGCAGTCAAGCTCCATATTCAGAGAAAATGAGTTTTCCCAATTTGAGACAAATTCCACTAAAAGCAGGTGCACGTTTTTCTTTTGGTAATATTTATTTAGAGCCGCAACTTGGGGTATCATTTACGTCCACACCTCAAAAGAGTTATACGGAATTTGATATTAATAAAACTAGCAACACGGCCTTCACCTACGCTGGAAATATTGGCATTTTTGCGACAAAAGAAATTGATATTAGTGCGCGCTATGAAGGCTTCAAAATGAATGACAGAAACGTTTCCATTATTGGACTTAGAGTGGGATACAATTTTTCTTTTTAA
- a CDS encoding co-chaperone GroES, with the protein MAKKLNVTPLHDRVIIKPAAAEEKTAGGIIIPDTAKEKPQRGEIVAVGAGKKDEPLTVKVGDIVLYGKYAGTELPVEGIDYLIMRESDIVAILGK; encoded by the coding sequence ATGGCTAAAAAATTGAATGTAACTCCATTACATGACAGAGTGATCATCAAGCCAGCAGCAGCTGAAGAAAAAACAGCAGGTGGTATTATCATCCCAGATACAGCTAAAGAAAAACCTCAAAGAGGTGAGATTGTAGCCGTAGGCGCAGGTAAAAAAGACGAGCCATTGACTGTAAAAGTTGGTGATATTGTCCTTTATGGTAAATACGCGGGTACAGAACTTCCTGTGGAAGGAATTGATTACTTAATTATGCGCGAAAGCGACATTGTTGCTATTTTAGGTAAATAA
- a CDS encoding nitrite reductase: MQSFRTELEDLHNPVVEKEIIDLDKKIRLFQEGKIDETKFKSLRLARGVYGQRQPGVQMVRIKLPFGKINFKQIVRIADLSDEYASKKLHFTTRQDVQIHYVSLDKTPELWVKLAEDDITLREACGNTVRNVTASPNAGIDKDEPFDISPYAQAMFEFFVRNPICQDMGRKFKIAFSSSEKDTAFTFIHDLGFIPKVKFENGQEIRGFKVMLGGGLGAQPLMAHVIEEFLPEDQMIPLTESVIRVFDRYGERNNRNKARFKYLLQKLGLEDVLKLVAEERIANKSTSFHVNTKVFSEVQLSDVKIAPSVEISDKDLYEKWIKSNVYQQKQEDFYCVYVKVLTGDMPSEQARAFANALEGYVADDIRITQNQGLLLKYVRKENLPYVFEKLSELGLATPGFDSITDITTCPGTDTCNLGISNSTEMAKVLEDVLYKEYPELIYNHELKIKISGCMNSCGQHGLAEIGFHGSSIKVAGKIVPAVQVMLGGGSLGDGLGRASERVIKVPTKRAPQVLRALLNDFGANAQEEETFKAYYDRNGKDYFYQLLKPIADQSTLTEDEFIDWGQYEDFKTEIGVGECAGVVVDLVATLLYESEEKLVWAHESFDAKSWADSIYHSYNIYIGTAKALLLSKSITSNTQAGIIKEFDANFVASGEIVLPEGYANFADLVLQINKNQPTEEFAKSYLDIATLFYSEAKKIYAPQSIL, from the coding sequence ATGCAGAGTTTCAGAACTGAATTGGAAGATTTACACAATCCCGTAGTTGAGAAGGAGATTATTGATTTAGATAAGAAGATTAGATTATTTCAAGAGGGTAAAATAGACGAAACAAAATTTAAAAGTTTGCGCCTTGCTCGTGGCGTATATGGACAACGCCAGCCAGGTGTACAAATGGTGCGTATTAAATTACCATTTGGAAAAATAAATTTTAAACAGATTGTTCGAATTGCAGATCTTTCGGATGAATATGCAAGTAAAAAATTACATTTTACAACACGTCAAGATGTGCAGATTCATTATGTGAGTTTGGATAAAACGCCAGAACTTTGGGTTAAATTGGCAGAAGATGATATTACTTTACGTGAAGCTTGTGGCAATACCGTTCGTAATGTGACAGCTTCTCCCAATGCCGGAATTGACAAAGACGAACCTTTTGATATATCTCCATATGCACAAGCAATGTTTGAATTTTTTGTGAGAAATCCGATATGTCAAGATATGGGACGTAAATTCAAAATAGCATTTTCCTCAAGTGAAAAAGATACCGCTTTTACATTTATTCACGATTTAGGTTTTATTCCTAAAGTAAAATTTGAAAACGGACAAGAAATACGCGGTTTTAAAGTAATGCTTGGTGGCGGCCTTGGTGCGCAACCTTTGATGGCGCATGTAATTGAAGAATTCTTACCTGAAGATCAAATGATTCCGCTTACGGAAAGTGTGATTCGTGTATTTGATCGCTATGGAGAACGAAATAATAGAAACAAAGCTAGATTCAAATATTTATTGCAAAAATTGGGTTTGGAAGATGTTTTGAAATTGGTTGCGGAAGAACGAATTGCTAATAAGTCTACATCATTTCACGTAAACACAAAAGTATTTTCCGAAGTACAATTGTCTGATGTAAAAATAGCACCAAGTGTGGAAATTTCAGATAAGGATTTGTATGAAAAATGGATTAAGTCCAATGTGTACCAACAAAAACAAGAAGATTTTTACTGTGTATATGTCAAAGTTCTAACAGGTGATATGCCATCTGAGCAAGCTCGTGCTTTTGCCAATGCTTTGGAAGGGTATGTTGCAGATGATATACGTATTACGCAAAATCAAGGTTTGCTATTGAAATATGTTCGCAAAGAAAATTTGCCTTATGTATTTGAAAAACTAAGTGAATTAGGGCTAGCAACACCAGGTTTTGATAGTATTACGGATATTACGACTTGCCCAGGAACGGACACCTGCAATCTTGGTATTTCTAATAGTACAGAAATGGCAAAAGTATTGGAAGATGTTTTGTATAAAGAATATCCAGAATTGATTTACAATCATGAACTAAAAATTAAAATCAGTGGTTGTATGAATTCCTGTGGTCAACATGGATTGGCAGAGATTGGTTTTCACGGTAGTTCTATTAAAGTTGCTGGAAAGATTGTGCCCGCTGTTCAAGTTATGTTAGGGGGAGGTTCTTTAGGTGATGGTTTGGGACGAGCATCCGAAAGAGTCATTAAAGTTCCTACGAAAAGAGCTCCGCAAGTTTTGCGTGCATTATTGAATGATTTTGGTGCTAATGCGCAAGAAGAAGAAACTTTTAAAGCATACTATGATAGAAATGGTAAAGATTATTTTTACCAATTATTAAAACCAATTGCGGATCAATCGACATTGACTGAAGATGAATTTATCGATTGGGGACAATATGAAGATTTTAAAACCGAAATAGGCGTAGGTGAATGTGCTGGTGTTGTTGTAGATTTAGTAGCAACATTGTTATATGAGTCAGAGGAAAAATTGGTGTGGGCGCATGAATCATTTGATGCCAAGAGTTGGGCAGACAGTATTTATCATAGTTACAACATATATATAGGTACTGCAAAGGCCTTGTTATTATCAAAAAGCATCACCAGCAATACGCAAGCCGGTATTATTAAAGAATTTGATGCGAATTTCGTAGCAAGTGGAGAAATTGTTTTGCCGGAAGGTTATGCCAATTTTGCGGATTTAGTTTTACAAATAAATAAAAATCAGCCAACCGAAGAATTTGCAAAAAGCTATTTAGATATTGCAACACTATTTTACAGTGAAGCAAAGAAAATATACGCTCCGCAATCGATCTTATAA
- a CDS encoding 3'-5' exonuclease — protein MAVKNKFAIVDIETTGSPANSNGITEIAIVLHNGKEIEGKYETLINPGMPIPPYVAHLTNISNKMVASAPDFSEVADKVFNLLEDRIFVAHNVGFDYPFMQYFFAKNGIKFQTEKLCTLKLTRKAFPGLERYGLDFLCKAMEIDLANHHRAGGDAYATAIIFDRIINHGGGKLIDSMIEKPAPLVVKKKKVYK, from the coding sequence GTGGCGGTAAAAAATAAATTTGCAATCGTAGATATAGAGACAACAGGGAGCCCCGCAAATAGTAATGGAATTACAGAAATTGCAATTGTTTTACATAATGGAAAAGAGATTGAAGGTAAATACGAAACCTTGATAAATCCTGGTATGCCCATACCTCCATACGTCGCACATCTTACCAATATTTCCAATAAAATGGTCGCTTCTGCTCCGGACTTTAGCGAAGTCGCCGACAAGGTCTTTAATCTCCTAGAAGATCGCATATTTGTTGCACATAATGTAGGTTTTGATTACCCCTTCATGCAATATTTCTTTGCAAAAAATGGTATTAAATTTCAGACAGAAAAGTTGTGTACGCTTAAGCTTACAAGGAAGGCATTTCCTGGTTTGGAGCGGTATGGTCTTGATTTTCTTTGTAAAGCAATGGAGATAGATCTAGCCAATCATCATAGAGCAGGAGGAGATGCATATGCGACCGCAATAATATTTGACAGAATTATTAACCATGGTGGAGGTAAATTAATCGATTCTATGATTGAAAAACCTGCTCCATTAGTGGTTAAAAAGAAAAAAGTATATAAATAG
- a CDS encoding FKBP-type peptidyl-prolyl cis-trans isomerase: MRRTLSFVAAGAALFFAACGNTGFKKTKSGLEYKIIAGKGNEKDSTFKAGEFVKFNVEFSVKRKGKSDTTLYTTYEGMPTYTMVDTSVRAQLSYMELIPLAKVGDSLDFKVQVDTLINRGLVNPNEIFSKGAVIEGHLTLLKKFKSEPDVNADAMAEFNLEKGKEFNTVKAYLADKKINATQTKDSLFVLVTNPGDQTMKADSGMVATIKYKGVLMKDGKVFDTNMDKSKNHDEPLTVNVGQHMVIPGWDLGLKNFGKGGKGQIFVPAFLGYGPRPNGAIPANSNLIFDIEVLDVKKDTAKKPQMPMMPQMQQGQGAH; this comes from the coding sequence ATGAGACGTACTTTATCATTTGTGGCAGCCGGAGCTGCATTGTTCTTTGCTGCTTGTGGCAACACTGGATTTAAAAAAACTAAATCTGGATTGGAATACAAAATCATCGCAGGAAAAGGAAACGAAAAAGATTCAACTTTTAAAGCAGGTGAATTTGTAAAATTCAATGTAGAATTCAGTGTTAAAAGAAAAGGTAAATCAGATACTACTTTATACACTACTTACGAAGGTATGCCTACATATACAATGGTAGATACATCTGTACGAGCACAATTGTCTTATATGGAGTTAATTCCATTGGCAAAAGTTGGAGATAGTCTTGATTTCAAAGTACAAGTAGATACCTTAATAAATAGAGGATTAGTTAACCCTAACGAAATTTTCAGTAAGGGTGCAGTTATAGAAGGACATCTAACTTTATTGAAAAAATTCAAGTCAGAACCTGATGTTAATGCGGACGCAATGGCTGAATTTAATCTTGAAAAAGGTAAAGAGTTCAATACAGTGAAAGCATATTTGGCTGATAAAAAAATCAATGCTACACAAACAAAAGATAGCTTATTTGTATTAGTAACGAATCCTGGAGATCAAACCATGAAAGCTGACTCAGGTATGGTTGCAACAATCAAATACAAAGGTGTATTGATGAAAGATGGTAAAGTATTCGATACAAATATGGACAAATCTAAAAATCATGACGAACCATTGACTGTAAACGTAGGTCAACACATGGTAATTCCAGGTTGGGATTTAGGTTTGAAAAATTTTGGTAAAGGTGGTAAAGGTCAAATCTTCGTACCTGCATTCTTAGGATACGGACCAAGACCAAACGGAGCAATTCCTGCCAATTCAAATTTAATATTTGACATTGAAGTTTTAGATGTTAAAAAAGATACAGCTAAAAAACCTCAAATGCCAATGATGCCTCAAATGCAACAAGGTCAAGGAGCACATTAA
- a CDS encoding alpha/beta fold hydrolase, translated as MPQNYYNRENHGNYELIPVGNFKLAEGGIIPNLELAIRTFGTLNEDKSNAILMTTWFSGTTKILEDAYVGKDHALNPEKYFIILVNQIGNGLSTSPWNADESIKAGKFPKVRIEDDVKAQYKLLTEHFGIQKLVLVLGGSMGAQQTYEWAVRFPDFMERAAPIAGYAKNTEHDFIFTKTLIDTITMDPAYKEGAYESIDAMKGALDRHGDIWNVVGYNPEMYRIEAYKNLGFKDGLDFGKNFTMKYFEPMDPNTLLLCAWKWQRGDVSRNTNGDLKAALGRIKCKMFCMPILQDMFFVTSDCKLEQEMIPNSEWRPIDTVWGHLGLFGMDPNYMPQVDKILNELLATEV; from the coding sequence ATGCCTCAGAATTATTACAACAGAGAAAATCATGGCAATTACGAATTAATCCCAGTAGGCAATTTTAAACTTGCAGAAGGCGGCATTATTCCCAATTTGGAATTGGCAATTAGGACATTTGGCACTTTAAATGAAGACAAAAGTAATGCGATTTTAATGACTACTTGGTTTTCAGGTACGACTAAAATATTGGAAGATGCTTACGTTGGAAAAGACCACGCATTGAATCCAGAAAAATATTTTATTATTCTTGTCAATCAAATAGGAAATGGTTTATCTACTTCACCTTGGAATGCAGATGAAAGTATCAAAGCTGGCAAATTTCCCAAAGTAAGAATTGAGGATGATGTAAAGGCGCAATACAAATTATTAACGGAACATTTTGGTATTCAGAAATTGGTTTTAGTATTGGGTGGTTCTATGGGTGCGCAACAAACGTATGAGTGGGCTGTTCGTTTTCCAGATTTCATGGAACGAGCAGCACCGATTGCGGGCTATGCGAAAAACACAGAACATGATTTTATATTTACCAAAACTTTGATAGATACAATTACGATGGATCCTGCGTACAAAGAAGGCGCTTATGAATCAATCGATGCAATGAAAGGTGCTTTAGACCGACATGGTGATATTTGGAACGTAGTTGGATATAATCCAGAAATGTATCGTATAGAAGCGTACAAAAACCTTGGCTTTAAAGATGGATTAGATTTTGGAAAAAATTTCACAATGAAATATTTCGAACCAATGGATCCAAATACCTTATTGTTATGTGCTTGGAAATGGCAAAGAGGTGATGTTAGTCGAAATACAAATGGAGATTTAAAAGCAGCACTTGGACGCATCAAATGTAAAATGTTCTGCATGCCAATATTACAAGATATGTTCTTCGTAACTAGTGATTGTAAATTAGAACAAGAAATGATTCCTAATAGTGAATGGAGGCCTATTGACACAGTTTGGGGTCATTTGGGATTATTTGGAATGGATCCAAATTATATGCCGCAAGTGGACAAAATTTTGAATGAATTATTAGCGACAGAAGTTTAA
- a CDS encoding valine--tRNA ligase — protein sequence MELSKNYNPSETEVKWNRHWSDKKYFHSQPDSRPSFTVVIPPPNVTGVLHMGHTLNETVQDILVRRARMTGFNACWVPGSDHASIATEAKVVQMLHERGIDKKTLSRPEFLKYAFEWKEKYGGIIYSQIAKLGCSVDWDRVSFTMDDHYYKAVIKVFVNLYKKGWIYRGARMINWDPIAQTALSDEEVEYKDGQGKLYYVKYKVANGIISPKGEDFITIATQRPETIMGDAAICINPNDERYHWLKGQKVIVPMINREIPIIEDDYVDIEFGTGCLKVTPAHDINDYNLGLKHNLPVIDILNQDGTLSEAAQIFVGVERFEARKKVVALLEKEGLLIKEEVYTTRLGYSQRTNCVVEPRISTQWFVKMKELAEPALHAVVDGNIKIHPGDKFLATYKYWLENVKDWCISRQLWWGQQIPAYYDEDGNLFVAETKDEAQQLAGDKSLTQDEDVLDTWFSSWLWPTEVFKGITEPGNEEIKYYYPTSVLVTGQDIIFFWVARMVMAGLEFEHEIPFKDVYFTGMVRDKQGRKMSKSLGNSPDLLGLIDKYGADAVRFGTMISAPAGNDLLFDEAALEQGRNFNNKMWNALKLIQMWQAKSEDIAPDNAQQFALDWMENRLMQAQKEVEKLHKEFKLSEGLKVIYSLIWDDFCSWYLEWIKPGFESPISATVLDKTIRFYEDLLQLLHPYLPFITEEIYHLLKEQTEDLCIKQFGEIKEINSSILESGELLKKVISAIRDARNKNQIKPKDLIKLHIESENKSNYQTIENILSKQVNTESIDYNPCTNTNTIVVAIEKDKFFIESNKEIDTEALKNSLLADLEHQEKFLVSVQKKLSNERFVQNAKPEVVALEQKKQSDAEARIITIKESLAQL from the coding sequence ATGGAACTAAGTAAGAATTACAATCCTTCTGAAACAGAAGTTAAATGGAATCGCCACTGGAGCGATAAAAAATATTTTCATAGCCAACCGGACAGCCGTCCATCATTTACCGTCGTCATACCTCCTCCAAATGTAACTGGAGTGTTGCACATGGGACATACTTTGAACGAAACTGTTCAAGATATTCTTGTAAGAAGAGCAAGAATGACAGGATTTAATGCTTGTTGGGTTCCTGGTAGTGATCATGCGTCTATTGCGACAGAAGCGAAAGTCGTACAAATGTTACATGAACGTGGCATTGATAAGAAAACACTTTCTCGCCCTGAATTTTTGAAATACGCATTTGAATGGAAAGAAAAATATGGCGGAATCATCTATAGCCAAATTGCAAAATTAGGTTGTAGTGTTGATTGGGATCGTGTTTCTTTCACTATGGATGATCATTACTATAAAGCGGTTATTAAGGTTTTTGTCAATTTATATAAAAAAGGTTGGATTTATCGTGGTGCGCGCATGATCAATTGGGATCCAATTGCTCAAACAGCACTAAGTGATGAAGAAGTTGAATATAAAGATGGTCAGGGAAAATTGTATTATGTAAAATACAAAGTTGCCAATGGCATTATTTCACCTAAAGGGGAAGATTTTATCACTATCGCTACGCAAAGACCAGAAACAATCATGGGAGATGCTGCAATATGTATCAATCCAAATGACGAACGTTATCATTGGTTAAAAGGACAAAAAGTCATCGTACCAATGATCAATCGCGAGATTCCAATCATTGAAGATGATTATGTAGATATTGAATTCGGTACAGGTTGTTTGAAAGTTACGCCAGCACACGATATCAATGACTATAATTTGGGTCTAAAGCATAACCTTCCTGTTATTGATATTTTGAATCAAGACGGAACGTTAAGCGAGGCTGCGCAAATATTTGTTGGGGTAGAAAGATTTGAAGCGAGAAAAAAAGTAGTTGCTTTATTGGAAAAGGAAGGACTTTTAATAAAGGAAGAAGTTTACACAACTAGATTAGGCTATTCTCAGAGAACAAACTGTGTAGTAGAACCGAGAATCTCCACGCAATGGTTTGTCAAAATGAAGGAATTGGCAGAACCAGCTTTACATGCTGTAGTTGATGGAAATATCAAAATACATCCTGGTGATAAATTTTTAGCTACGTATAAATATTGGCTAGAAAATGTAAAAGATTGGTGTATCAGCCGTCAACTTTGGTGGGGACAACAAATCCCTGCATATTACGACGAAGATGGCAATCTCTTCGTTGCGGAAACAAAAGATGAAGCCCAACAATTAGCTGGAGATAAATCATTGACACAAGACGAAGATGTTTTGGATACTTGGTTCTCTTCTTGGTTATGGCCTACGGAAGTTTTCAAAGGAATTACAGAGCCCGGCAATGAAGAAATTAAATATTATTATCCAACATCTGTTTTGGTTACTGGACAAGATATTATTTTCTTTTGGGTAGCGAGAATGGTAATGGCAGGCTTGGAATTTGAACATGAAATTCCATTCAAAGATGTTTATTTCACCGGAATGGTACGTGACAAACAAGGTCGCAAAATGAGTAAATCTTTGGGAAATTCACCAGATTTACTTGGTTTGATTGATAAATATGGTGCAGATGCTGTTCGTTTTGGTACGATGATCTCCGCTCCTGCTGGTAATGATTTATTGTTTGACGAAGCAGCATTGGAACAAGGACGTAATTTCAACAATAAAATGTGGAATGCGTTGAAATTGATTCAAATGTGGCAAGCGAAAAGCGAAGATATTGCACCAGATAATGCACAACAATTTGCATTGGATTGGATGGAAAATCGCTTGATGCAAGCGCAAAAAGAAGTAGAAAAATTACATAAGGAATTCAAATTAAGTGAAGGCTTAAAAGTAATTTACTCTTTGATTTGGGATGATTTCTGTTCTTGGTATTTGGAATGGATCAAACCTGGATTTGAATCCCCTATTTCAGCAACGGTTTTGGATAAAACGATTCGTTTTTACGAAGATTTGTTGCAATTGCTTCATCCATATTTACCTTTTATTACAGAAGAAATTTATCATCTATTAAAAGAACAAACCGAAGATCTTTGTATCAAACAATTTGGGGAAATAAAAGAGATAAACTCTTCGATTTTGGAATCTGGTGAACTATTGAAAAAAGTAATTTCTGCGATTCGTGATGCAAGAAATAAGAATCAAATTAAACCAAAAGATTTGATCAAATTACATATCGAATCTGAGAATAAAAGTAATTACCAAACGATAGAAAATATCTTATCCAAACAAGTAAATACGGAATCGATAGACTATAATCCTTGCACTAATACCAATACGATAGTTGTGGCTATTGAAAAAGATAAATTTTTCATAGAATCCAATAAGGAAATTGATACAGAAGCATTGAAAAATAGTTTGTTGGCAGACTTAGAGCATCAAGAAAAATTCTTAGTTTCTGTACAGAAAAAACTTTCAAATGAAAGATTCGTTCAAAATGCAAAACCAGAAGTGGTTGCATTGGAACAGAAAAAACAATCCGATGCAGAAGCTAGAATTATTACGATAAAAGAAAGTCTGGCTCAACTATAA